The window TGATTTTTTTTGTTTGCGGATGCCAAGTGTTAAGTATTGGTCTTACCATTCCAAATTTAAATACTTGTTTGTAAAATTTAGACCAAGAAATCCTTCTTTTATGGTACACATAAGCTTCTGGAATTAATTTGGTTGTATAACCAAGTTTCCATAAACGAATAGACAAATCTGGATCTTCTCCCGGATGGATAGAGCCAAATCCCTTTGTTTTTAAAAAGGCTTCTTTAGAAATCCCCATGTTAAAACTTCTAGGTTGAAATTTATCTACACTATTTTTATTTCCTCTAATTCCACCTGTAGTTATAAACGAAGTCATTGCAAAATTAATGGCTTTTTGCAGGTTTGAAAAAGAAGCATCTGCGGCATCTGGACCGCCAAAACAAGCTACATATTCCTTTTCTAAACTAGAAACAACAGCATTTAAATAGTTTGCTGGTAAAATACAATCACTATCTAGTATGATAAAATAGTTTCCTGTCGCTTTTTGCATACCGAAATTTCTAGAGTCACCAGGACCTGAATTTGGTTTGTAATAATATGCAATATCTAATTGGTCTTCATATTTACTTACCACCTCTTTAGAAGGTATTGTAGAACCATCTTCTACAATAACTACTTGATACTTAACTTTGGTTTTTAATAATGTAAAGCTATGCAACAGCTCCTCAATTTCTTGAGGTCTATTGTAAACCGGAATAATAAAAGAAAACTCTAATTGCATGGCAACAAAGGTAAGCAAACCAATAAATATTCATCACTCAAAAAATAGTATCTTTAAATTTTAAATTTAGTCACTATGAATTCTAAGAATATTTTTATTCACATTCCTAAAACTGGAGGCACAACTATAAATTGTGTAATGAATAAAACCCAATGGCAAACGAAACCAGATTTTAATTATCGCCATATTTTATACGAAACAAAACGATCTAATTCAAAAGATATTTTTAATCCTTTAAATTATGATAAGTATGAAGCTTATAATATTTTCATGCTCTTAAGAAACCCTATAGATCGTTTAATTTCTGAATATTATTTTATTAAAGACCGTTCCGAATTTATGTCTTTAATAAAACCTGTTCCAAAAAACTTAAGCGATTACATTAAAAACAAACAGACTCAAAATTATATGGTTGGCTTTTTACTAGGAAAGCGTATGTATGACGAAGATTTGGTGAATGAAGATGATTTTGAATTGGTTATTAATACTATAAACAACTTAGATATTCATGTTGGTGTTTTTGAAGCGTACGCAAAATCCTTATCTTATTTTAGCTCCATTACCGGGATTAAATTACCTAAGCATATAGATGTAAAACGCATTACACTTAATAGGCCAAAACTGGAAAACATTTCGGAAGAAACCAAAGAATTAATCAAAAAAAATAATGCCTTAGATTTTAAACTCTATGCATATTGTTTAAAGAGATTTGAAGAGAACACAAAAGATTTTAACGCGAAAGCAATTCAATTTAAAGGAGATAAATACAACTATGTTTTAAAATATACGGAACGATTTAATTTATTAGAAACTGGACTAAAGGAAAAAAATTTTATACATACCCATCAACAGTTTTTTAACGATTTAAATCTTTATCTGCATAAACATCTTAAAATAAAAGATGGTAAAACCTATGTAAATCTATGGAACGACTATTTTATTGCTTCCATGAATGCATCTTATACTAATACTCCATTAGCAAAAAAATTAAATACATTAGATAAAGAAATGGACCCCTTAAAAAAGACGGAACAAATTTGCAATGCATTGAATCATGTTTTTAAAGGAAACCCTTCTAATTTATATAAACAACAGCTCGTCTTTAAAAAAGATAGTGTTATAATAAAAACACCCGCAAACAACGGTTTTATTTCTAAATTAAAATCGAAGTTATTTAGTTAAAAAAAGAATTAATGATGTCACTTAAATAAAAAAATCCCGTTGCTATGCAACGGGATTTTTAATATTTAATAATTTACTACTGGTTATTAATTCTTCATAATTCTTACCGTTTCTGTAGCACTTCCTATAGTTACTTTAACAAAGTAAGCTCCAGATTGTAAAGCAGACATATTAACTTCTGTATTCACCGCATTAGGAGCAGTACGTAGTACTTCTTGACCTAACATATTATAAACAGATACGTTTTCAATATCTTTTTGCGCTTTTAAAGCTAAGGTATTATTCACTGGGTTTGGATAGTAAGAAAAACTAATACGTGTTACTTCTTCAATACCTAAAGTTTGTAATGTAGGCACTAAACACCATTGTAATAAAGTACCATCATCTCCACTAGCATCATCAACAACGGTTAATGTCCAGTCTCCGTCAAAAGTTTCTGTATCAAAATCAGATAATAATGTCCCGGATGCATTTGTAACAGTGAAAACACCAATTGTTGGTTCAGAACCACAATCAATAGCCACACCTTCGTCATCAAACTCAATATCCATATTTTCATTAGAAGTACATTGATCAAACATAAGATCTACAACAGTACCTGTTGGACTTGTTAAGCTAATATCTAAATCAGCTAAAAAAGTATGATCAATAGCAATAATAACGTTTAAATCTAAAATTTCTTGAGTAGATGTTCCAGTGACAGTAATGATATCATTAACAGGAGAACCTGTAGTAATAAAACTTCCTGGCGTACTAGAATAAGCACCGCAAGAAGTTTCAGAAGGACCACAAATTCCACCCATAGCTTCTAAATCAAAATTACATGCCGCATCCGAATGAACAAGAGATATTGTAACCGAATCTCCTGATAAATATGGCCCAAAAGTATAAATCCCTGTAGTTGTTATGGTTTGAGGTGTTGTACCATCTGTAATACTAGTAGCATCACCAATAAGAGTAACATCTACATCAATAGAGAATTGATTACTAGCACAATCTTTAACAACCATTCCTCCATCTGTTAAAGCAAGCGTACATGTAGGACATGCTGCCGTAATTGTTCCTGTAAGAATATCATTTAATGGATCACCTGTTCCAACTACTATTCCTAGAGGATTTAAAATCCGATAAGACATATCACCAGGAAAAGTACCGTCCATAGAATGCATAACTGTTACGTCGTCTCCATCATTTACAGCAAAGGTTAATGTCCCTTGATATCCAGAATTCAATGTAGCTTCATCTAAAACTACAGCTCCATTTACTAGAACATCTACAGTTCCACCAGTCCAGCCGTCTCCCCAGGAATCGTTCATTTCTAAAGTGTAATCACATTGTGCATTAGCTTGAAAAGAAAATGCAAATGCGATAAAGGCAATACATAATAAAGTAATTTTTTTCATATTAAATTGGTTTTTGTTAGTGAATCATTAGTGATTTATGTAAAACTACTGATAATAATTGAACGTTTTAAGTAAAACACTAATTAATCGATAAAAATTAAAAAATTATGATTAACTACAAATTAACAAAAAAACAAAAGCCACCTAAAAGGTGGCTTTTTAATATAAAAATAAGGTTTAAATTAATTCTTAATAATCCTTACTGTTTCTGTAGCATTACCTATGGTTACTTTAACAAAGTAAGCTCCAGCTTGTAAAGCAGACATATTAACTTCTGTATTAACCGCATTAGGAGCAGTACGTAGTACTTCTTGACCTAACATATTATAAACAGTAATGTTATCTATATCTTTTTGCGCTTTTAGTACTAAAACATTAGAAACTGGATTTGGATAATAAGTAAAAGCTAAATCGTTATCAAAATCTTGTGTAGATAAGGTATTCGTTACTGAAATTGTACCAGCACCTGTTGCTCGTGCAACACCATCATCCGTTATTGCAACAAGATACGTTGCACTAGGAACTAATTCAGGATTGTCACTAGAACAACCGCCATCAATAGCCGTTGCACAATCACTATATAAAGCATACATAGTCGCTGGACCTGTAATAACAAGAGTAGAAATACCAGTTGCAGGTGTTGTAAATGTATACCAAATATCATTAACGGTAGCACCAGTAAAACAAGCTGTGTCCACAACTCCTGAATCTGTAGCTGCCGTATTATCATAAGCTACTGCTGCACCTCCTACAATTACTTCAATAGCACCCGAACATTCATCATTTATTAACAGTTCTTTTACTTGAATTTGAAATGCACCTACTGCGTTACCATAACCATCCACTTGAATGTAATAAGTACTACCACCTGTTAATGGGGATGCAGCTGTATTTATAACAGACATATAACCAAATCCAGTTTCTCCATCATCGTCACTACATTCTAATTCTGTACCAGTAGAATAATCTGTGCAATCTGTGAAAGCATATAATGCCAATTGAGAATCTGTCATTTCTGTTTCAAAATCCGTAGTTATTTCAACTAAACCAGATGCAGGAGCTACAAATGAGTACCAAACAGTATTACCGGTTGTTGTAGATCCCCAACAGGAACCAGCAACTTCGGTCGCGTCAAAAGTAGATAATGCATTCGTACCTGCAAGCGGAGCTGCATCCACAGTTAACCCTTCAGCATTACAAACATTATCATTTGCTGGTGGTGGTGGTGCAGACTCAGAAGTAAAAGTCCAAGTTGCACAACCGGTACTAGCACCAAAACAATTTATTGGAATAACCGACCAAGAATACGTTGTATCATAATCTAAACCTGTAATATTTATATTTGGAGTAGACACATTTGCTATGGTATTTCCCTCAAATACAAAATCATAATTTAGTGCTCCCGGAATAGCATCCCATGAAAAAGCCACTACTCGGCTAAGGCCATCAGTTGATTCTGTGGTTACCACATCTGTTGCAGTGTCTACAGGCGCTATAGGAATAGTACACGCTGGAACTGCTATTTCTGTACATTGATACACTTCCACATTGTCAAAAGCCCAACCCCATGCATAGTTACCTACCCATCTAAATCGCACCTTTGCATTGGAAACACCTGCTAATTCCGCAGAAACATCAATATTTTGTAATCCGTAAACGGTACTTGCTCCATAAGAAGCCACCTCTACCCAAGCAGAACCATTATATACTTCTACAAAACCAGCACCTCCATAACCAGAAGTAAAAAAGTGGTTGTAATTTAAGGTAACATTAGTTAAACCAGAGCAATCAAAAGCTGGACTTTCTAAAGCCGCATTTTCTGCAATGATACCTGCATAAGCAAAACTATCGAAAACACCGTAATTACCACTCATTCCCCCATATTCATAATAAATAGTATTGCCATCTGCATAGCCTATAGCTTCTCCTCCTGTAGCAAAAGCCCAAACTTCTCCTCCTCCTTCAATGTCGTTGTTTGTCCAGCCAGCTGGAAGTGATAATGCCGCATTAAAATCTTCGGTAAAAACCGTTTGCGCATTTAAGTTAAACATGGCAAACAATACCATTAATAAAGTAATTTTTCTCATATTAAATTGTATTTGTTAATTAATTATTAGCGTAAGCCCTAAAATTATTGATAATAATTGAATGGCTAGCTCTAAAGATTGACTAATCGATAAAAGTAAAATTATCACGATTAATTACATAAAAAAGCCACCTAAAAGGTGGCTTTTTATTACTATATAAAGATCTAAAAATTAGTTCTTAATTACTCTTACTGTTTCTGTAGTATTACCTATTGTTACTTTAACAAAGTAAGCTCCAGCTTGTAAGGAAGACATATTCACTTCTGTATTCACAGCATTAGGAGCAGTACGAAGTACTTCTTGACCTAACATGTTATAAACAGCTATGTTATTTATATCTTTTTGAGCTTTTAAAACTAAAGCACTAGATACAGGGTTTGGATAGTAAGTGAATGCTAATTCGTTATCAAAGCTTTGCGTAGATAATGTAGAACAAGTTACTGTAGCTTCCCATCCTTCTCTTGTTACACTACTATCAGAAGTAAACACAAAGGTTAAAGTTCCTGATGCATGTGTAGATGTTATAGACATACCTTGTAAATCTCCTGTTCCTTGGTCTATAATATCATCTCTATCCCAACACCAAATTGTTCCACCTCCTGGAGGATCAATAGTAGCAGCTGTATCATCTGGTCCATTATAAACTGTTAAGCCGTCCCAACAACCTGTTGTTCCATTATTTTCTGAGCTAAAAGCAGTAAAAGTAACCGTAACAGCATCACCTACAACGTCTGGTGCAATTACATATGTAACATTTTCACCACTTGGATAATCACTACTGGCTCCTCCTGCATCTAAGAAAACACCACTAGTACAACTTGGTATTACAGCAACGTAAGGTGTTGCAAATGTATATGGTCCTGACCAAGCACTAGTGTCTCCACCACCGCAATCTGATTGCACATAAAACGCATAAGAATTATCTCCTACTAAACCAGTAGCAGCATAAGGATTTGTAACCCCCGAAGCTGTTGCATTTCCTGTAACAGTTCCTCCACCAGCAACATCAACTAATTCTATATTCCACATTGTTGCAGTTCCATTTTCTGTCCAACCTAAGTCAGCAGAAGTTTCTGTAATTGCAGTTGCAGAACCAGCAGATGGTGCAGGACATACTTCTGTAGTTGAGAATGCATATGGTCCCGACCATGAACTAGTGTCTCCACCACCACAATCTGCTTGTACATAATATTCGTAATCCGTTTCTGCAGTTAATCCTGTTAATGCTTGTGGGTTTGTCATGGTACCAGTAATCATAGTTCCTGTTCCCATTGTTAATGGAGCAGTTCCCCATTCCACATTCCAAGTTGTTGCAGTTCCACCTTCTGTCCAACCTAAATCAGCAGAAGAATCTGTAATTGCAGTTGCAGAACCAGCAGTTGGTTCTGGACATGTAGGTGTTGGCTTAATACAAAACTCTAATGCACCTTCATCATTACTACCATAATCCCAATATCTTAAATATACTGTATCTCCAGGAGTTAAGCCTTCAAATATTTTTTCGTCTAAAGAGCTATTACAAACGACAGGATCTAAAGCTGTTAAAGCACCACAAGTTCCTGTGTACACTTCTACAATAGAACTATATCCAGGCCCCACAATACTATCATAAATAAACCCTCCTGAAGCAGGAACAGTTAAAGTAAACCAAATATCACTAGGATTTGGATCTGATGTAGCATTTGTACAAGTACTACTAGGAGCTACTTCTCCTGCAGAATTAGTTGCTCCAAGATTACTACCAGTATACGTTAAAGTACATGTTACTTCGTCTGCATTCATTACTGAATCTAAATCTATAGCGTTTGCACACTCATCATTTGTTGCTGGGCAAGCATCTTGAACTAAACCATTAAATGATGAAGAACACACTGGGTCTTGATCATTAGCAACCGTTATAGCTACAACTGTTCCGTTTGTATAAGGTCCAAAAGTTAACATTCCTGCCGCGTTTAAAGTTTGCGAAGCACTTGCTTGGTCATCTGAAGCTGTCATTGACGTCGCTGAACCTAAATCTGTAATATCTACTTCAATCTTAAATCCTCCAGAAGCTGCACAATCGTCAACCACTGTTGCTGTTACTGTTGCAGGAGCACAAGATAGACACTCTACATTAAAATCTATTGAAGTTTGCTCTGCACTACCACAAGAGTTTGATGAATCTCCTGCTATTCTTACAAATAGTGAAGTACCTGTAGAATTAAATGTTAATCCTGTTAAATCTCCAGCAGTACCATAACCGTTATATAATTCTGGTGCCGTAGCATCTACTCCGTCATATACAATAAATTCATCATACGTATTTTCAACTGTTCCAGAATTAACTGTGATTTTTAATCCACTAGTACCATCTGAACTTGCAAACAACCAGTCTAAATTACTATTGTTTTCATAACAACCAGTAGCATTTGTTGGTGTCCCACAAATAACTTGTGTTGGACAATCATCATAACTAAAATCTCCAAGAGAGAAATCACAAGCAGCATCTGTATGCTCCAAAGTTAAAGTTACTGTAACTCCAGTTGCGTAAGGTCCTGCAGTAACAATTCCTGAAACAACAGGAAAAGTTCCACCTAAACCATCGGTAACATTAGCACCATCTCCTACTGTTGCCACGTCTACATCTACACTAAATTGTGCATTAGAACAATCTGGCATCACCGTAGCACTATTCACTACTGCTGTAGTACACGTTGGAGCTGCATCATTAACAAACTCATCAATATGCAAATAGAACTTATCAGTATCTGTAGCTCTAATTGCGACATAAACAGTCATACCATCATAGGATGATAAATCATATGTATATTGTGCATAATTTGGCACGTTAATAGTTGCCGTTTCACTACCCAAAAGGGTAGTAAAATCAGCTGGAGCAAAACCTGTAGTGGATAATCTAACTTCAAATGTTTCTGTCCAATTATTTGAGATTGCGGCCCAAAAAGACACTCTATCCGAAGCACCTGCAGTAACTGTGAATTGTGGTGTAATTAAATAATCGTCATGAGCATTAGAATCCCAAGAAATACGAGCATGACCATCACCTAAGTAATTTTCAGCGGTCACATGAAGCCAAGTATTTCCAGCGTCTACATTCGTTACTGTCCAAGTTGCTGGAATTTCAGTATCAAAATTCTCTGTGAATTGCGCATTAGCTTGCCAAGCAAAGGCAAACATTGCGAATAGTAATAAGGTAATTTTTTTCATATTAAATTGGTTTTTGTTGATTAATTATTAGCATAAGCACTAAAACTATTGATAATAATTGAAAACTTTTACCAAAACTCTAACTAATCGATAATACTCCAATTTTCACGGTGAAATACATGCTAGACTGTGCTATATTAAAAAAAGGCTTTGTTTTCACAAAGCCTTTTTTAATTGTTTTAATACTAGTAATTTTTCTATTTCTCCTGAGCTTCTACAAAAGCTTCCATAACTTCATTACCAACACCTATATTATTGAATCCTCCATCATGAAATAAGTTTTGTAGGGTAACCATTTTAGTTAAATCGCTAAACATAGCCACGGTATAATTTGCAAAATCTAAAGCGGTTGCATTACCTAATGGAGACATTTTATCTGCATAAGCAATAAAACTATCAAATCCTTTTACTCTAGAACCTGCAATTGTTGGTGATTCTAATAAAGTATAAAGAAACAGCGAAATTACTTAACATAAATACAATTGTTACCCATAAAAAAAAGCCGCCTAAAAGGCGACTTTTTTTTTATTAATACAATAAATTATTAGTTCTTAATAACTCTTACAGTTTCTGTAGCATTACCTATTGTTACTTTAACAAAGTAAGCACCAGATTGTAAAGCAGACATGTTAACTTCTGTATTAACAGCATTAGGAGCAGTACGCAGTACTTCTTGACCTAAAATGTTGTAAACAGATATGCTATCCATATTTTTTTGTGCTTTTAATGTTAAGTAATCATTAGCTGGGTTTGGATAATAGGAAAATCCTGCAAACACATAATCTTCAACAGATAATGGCCCACAAACTACATTAGCTTCCCAGCCTGTTTCTACGACACTTGTATCTGAACTAAAAACGATAGTTAATGCTCCGCTAGTATGTGTTGATGTAAAGGAGTCTCCAACATTTAACTCACTAGCTGCTACAAATGGTACGTCTCCGTCTCCACTTTCTTCACCACACAACGTTTGTGCTAAAACTGGAGCTGTAACATCTGGACCATCATAAATAGTCATAAAATCCCAACAGCCATCTTGAGTACCATTCGTCGTTGCGGAAGCTTCTATATCTACAGACGTAAATGTTATTGTAACTACATCTCCAACATTATCTGGAAAAATAGTAGTTGTTGACGATTCGCTAACTGCATAACTAGCACTAGCTCCACCCGAATCATAAAAATTACCCCCACATGCTGGTGGTAAAAAAGCAGTATTAAAGGTAAATGGTCCTGCCCAATTACTTACATTGGTATCATCCATATCACAATCTGAACGTACATAAAACGCATAGGCAGTATCTTCTGTTAATCCAGTAAGCATATATGGGTTTGTAGTATCATTTATCATTGGAGTCCCAGTTGGCACAAATCCAGCTGTTCCCCATTCAATATCCCAAGCTGTAGCTGAACCATTTTCAGTCCATCCTAAATCAGCAGATACTGTTGTAATAGCATTAGCAGTTAAATTTGTTGGTTCCGTACAAACAATACAGGCTGTTTCTATAGAAAAATCTACTCCAGGATCTCCATTAATCCAATTTCCTACTCTTATAAAATATTCTGTGCCTGAGGCTGCAATAAAATTAACAACAACAGGGTTTTCTTCGGTTCCTGCTGAAGCAAAACAAGCGGTTGTATCCACACCAGCACAAGTACCATCTGTACTTTCAAAAACTTCAACTTGAGCTTCTTCTACTGTTGCATTTACGGTTAGTTCAATTTCCATATCATTTCCAGTAAACTGATACCATACCTCGTCTCCAATAGTTCCAATACAAGAAGCTGCAGTTCCTCCAGAAGCATTTACAGTAGTCTGCCCAGTAACGGTTTGATTACAAGCTAAAAGTATGGCGTTAGCACATAAATCATTTGCAGGCGGTGCTGTAGAGAGCGTAGAAAAATTAAAAGGTCCAACCCAGTTACTCACTCCATTAGTATCACAATCTGACTGAATATAAAAATCATAACTTGTGTTTATTGTTAATCCGGATAAATTATATGGATTAGTTGTCGTTCCAGTAATTGTTGTTCCTGCTCCAGGAGTAAAACCAGTAGTTCCCCATTCTATATTCCATGTAGTCGCTGTACCAGCTTCTGTCCAACTTAAATCTGCAGCAACATCTGAAATGTTCATAGCTGCTAGTGTATTAGGGTCTTCACAAGCAGGTGTTTCTTCAATTAAAATATCATCTATATTTAAAGATGCGCCATCACTACCAACATAACTAAAAAGTATTTGTATGTTATTGGCACCTGCGTACGCACTTAAATCTAATGTAATTTCGTTCCAAGTAAAATTTTCAAACACACCAAAATCTGCTTCTTCCCAAAGTAACGTTGTTGTGGTACCATCTGTTATACTAACTGCGAAATCATAATTATCAAAAGGATCTACTCCCCAATAATAACTCATGTTAAACCAAAACTTCAATCTTGGTGCTGCAGCCGCTGTAAAATCTAAAACAGGCGTTGTAAGCACTTCGTCCTGAGGTACTAAAGCAGGATCATAATCTACTTGTGCAGAAGATGCTCCCAAATGCGGATTTGCAGCTTGATACCAAGTAAAACCAGCATTCGTTGTGGTTAGCGTCCATCCGGTTGGAGGAACAGCCGTTTCAAAATCTTCTGTAAGATATTGTGCTTGTGCATGCCAACTGATAGAAAAAGCAATTAGCAAGAATAATAGTAATGTAATTTTTTTCATGATAAATTAGTTTTAGTTGATTAATTCTAAGCGTAATACCTAATTTATTGATAATAATCGAAACCTTTTACTAATACATTGATTAATCGATAATAACCATTTTTTAACGATAAAGTGTATTCGATTCATGAACTAATCCTATTATTAATGCAAAAAGGCTTTGTTTTCACAAAGCCTTTTTCATCTATATTATTGTTCGCGAACTAGTTGTCCATAAACGCTTCCATTACTTCATTACTTACACCTACGTTATTAAAACCTCCATCATGAAATAGATTTTGTAAGGTAACCATTTTAGTCAAATCACTAAACATAGCTACCGTATAGTTAGCACAATCTAAAGCCGTTGCATTACCTAAAGGAGACATTTTATCTGCATAAGCAATAAAACCATCAAATCCTTTTACTCCAGAACCAGCAGTTGTTGGTGTTGGTGATTGTGATATTGTATTTACTCTAACCGTTTTGTCTTTACCCATAAAATACCCAAAACTACGAGCAATACTTTCTAAATATGCTTTATTATCTGCCATATCATTATAATCTGGAAAAACACGTTGTGCTGCCATATATGTAAGTGCTACAATACTTCCCCAAGGGTTCATTGCATCTTTCTTATATAAGGTTTGCATTACTTTATGAAAAGACATTGCAGAAATATCTGTTCCTTTTTGAGTCCAATCGTAATTTTGATTCGTGTATGCATTTCCTTTTCTAACATTTATAGACATACCAATAGAGTGCAAAACAAAATCTATTTTTCCGTCAAGGATTTCCATAGATTTTTCAACAAGATTTTCTAAGTCTTCTATAGAAGTAGCATCTGCAGGAATTACTTGAGATCCTGTTTTTTCAGCTAAAGCATTAATAGTTCCCATTCTTAAAGCAACAGGAGCATTAGTTAAGACAAAGGTTCCTCCTTCTTCATGAACGCGTTCTGCTGTTTTCCAAGCGATTGAGTTCTCGTCTAGTGCGCCAAATATGATTCCTTTTTTTCCTTTTAATAAATTGTACATATGTAATATGTTATTTGGTATTATTAGTTTTATAAATTGTTATTCAAAGGTAGCTAAATTAATATTTATGGGCTACTTATTCAATTGGTATTAGTTATGCATACATAGTATATTACTTAATTCAACAACTCCTTTGCATGTGCCATTGCAGAGCTAGAAACTTCTATTCCACCTAGCATTTGTGCTATTTCTAAAATACGATCGTCATGATTAAGCTTCACTAAATTGGTAGTAGTTACCTCATCTACATCTTCTTTATATACTTTAAAATGCGTGTGTCCCTTTGCTGCAATTTGCGGTAAATGCGTAATAGCAAATACTTGCATGGTTTTACTCATGTCTTGCATAATGTCTGCCATTTTATTGGCGATTTCACCAGAAACTCCGGTATCAATCTCATCGAACATAATGGTTGGCAGCTGAATATAATTAGATAATATAGATTTAATGGCTAGCATAATTCTCGCTAACTCTCCTCCTGATGCTGCTTTTTTAAGTTCGTTAAATTGACCTCCTTTATTTGCGGAAAACAAAAAGGACAATTCATCTTTTCCGTTATACATATAATCCTTCACCAATGCTACTTCTATTTTGAATTGTGCATTTGGCATT is drawn from Lacinutrix sp. WUR7 and contains these coding sequences:
- a CDS encoding T9SS type A sorting domain-containing protein; translation: MKKITLLLFLLIAFSISWHAQAQYLTEDFETAVPPTGWTLTTTNAGFTWYQAANPHLGASSAQVDYDPALVPQDEVLTTPVLDFTAAAAPRLKFWFNMSYYWGVDPFDNYDFAVSITDGTTTTLLWEEADFGVFENFTWNEITLDLSAYAGANNIQILFSYVGSDGASLNIDDILIEETPACEDPNTLAAMNISDVAADLSWTEAGTATTWNIEWGTTGFTPGAGTTITGTTTNPYNLSGLTINTSYDFYIQSDCDTNGVSNWVGPFNFSTLSTAPPANDLCANAILLACNQTVTGQTTVNASGGTAASCIGTIGDEVWYQFTGNDMEIELTVNATVEEAQVEVFESTDGTCAGVDTTACFASAGTEENPVVVNFIAASGTEYFIRVGNWINGDPGVDFSIETACIVCTEPTNLTANAITTVSADLGWTENGSATAWDIEWGTAGFVPTGTPMINDTTNPYMLTGLTEDTAYAFYVRSDCDMDDTNVSNWAGPFTFNTAFLPPACGGNFYDSGGASASYAVSESSTTTIFPDNVGDVVTITFTSVDIEASATTNGTQDGCWDFMTIYDGPDVTAPVLAQTLCGEESGDGDVPFVAASELNVGDSFTSTHTSGALTIVFSSDTSVVETGWEANVVCGPLSVEDYVFAGFSYYPNPANDYLTLKAQKNMDSISVYNILGQEVLRTAPNAVNTEVNMSALQSGAYFVKVTIGNATETVRVIKN
- a CDS encoding enoyl-ACP reductase, whose translation is MYNLLKGKKGIIFGALDENSIAWKTAERVHEEGGTFVLTNAPVALRMGTINALAEKTGSQVIPADATSIEDLENLVEKSMEILDGKIDFVLHSIGMSINVRKGNAYTNQNYDWTQKGTDISAMSFHKVMQTLYKKDAMNPWGSIVALTYMAAQRVFPDYNDMADNKAYLESIARSFGYFMGKDKTVRVNTISQSPTPTTAGSGVKGFDGFIAYADKMSPLGNATALDCANYTVAMFSDLTKMVTLQNLFHDGGFNNVGVSNEVMEAFMDN